Proteins from a single region of Mytilus trossulus isolate FHL-02 chromosome 2, PNRI_Mtr1.1.1.hap1, whole genome shotgun sequence:
- the LOC134705399 gene encoding uncharacterized protein LOC134705399, which produces MAYRATGIDDNPLQVHQAGCPRLYRDVFSNIKVLWAVVTFLVVLMIALVIVICVIKGKNDICIQKSNDNASNDTKKITPLKNDPFCQLPIPRTNVHVMKCFLLYEGEYTVNCVFDTPAQVTRVCATNVTN; this is translated from the exons ATGGCATATCGTGCAACTGGGATTGATGATAATCCTCTCCAGGTACACCAAGCTGGGTGTCCACGCTTATACCGGGATGTTTTCTCAAATATTAAGGTTTTATGGGCAGTTGTCACTTTTCTAGTTGTATTGATGATTGCTTTAGTGATTGTTATATGTGTCATCAAAGGCAAG AATGATATTTGCATACAGAAATCAAATGACAATGCATCTAATGACACTAAAAAGATCACACCACTGAAAAATGATC CTTTTTGTCAATTGCCCATCCCTCGCACAAACGTACACGTCATGAAATGTTTTCTTCTTTACGAAGGAGAATATACTGTAAACTGCGTTTTCGATACACCCGCACAAGTTACAAGAGTATGTGCTACAAATGTTACTAACTAA